The following are from one region of the Magallana gigas chromosome 4, xbMagGiga1.1, whole genome shotgun sequence genome:
- the LOC105322673 gene encoding serpin B3 encodes MATSQPFRNKETARAFCDANKAFMLSLLKELPQASNVFYSPFSISTALAMVHLGARTDTLKEMDQVLHFDKMGKETHSAFGGYLEYLSKETGDITLKTANKIYQSMRFKPEETFMKECEKHFKTTAESMDFSQSAVASSKINSWVSQQTENKIQNLVPADALDALTFMVLINAIYFKGNWESKFQSENTQKMEFRNEKDKYMTDMMYQKASFRFCHLPDMQLNALDIPYEGDTLSMLVLLPMAVDGLNDLEEKLSERFLNDVISHLTEEKVEVHLPKFKMESTFELGPHLSDLGMSSAFDKNKADFSGIDNSKNVYINEVFHKAFVEVNEEGSEAAAATAMIFGTKSIQITEEFRASHPFLFFIRDSVNDVILFTGRFYQPV; translated from the coding sequence ATGGCGACAAGTCAACCCTTCAGAAATAAAGAGACTGCCAGAGCATTTTGCGATGCCAACAAGGCTTTCATGTTGAGTCTTTTGAAAGAGTTGCCACAGGCATCGAACGTTTTTTATTCGCCTTTTAGCATTTCCACTGCTTTGGCCATGGTTCACTTGGGAGCGAGAACAGATACCCTAAAAGAAATGGATCAAGTTCTTCATTTTGACAAAATGGGAAAAGAAACCCACTCAGCTTTTGGGGGTTATCTGGAGTATTTGTCCAAGGAAACCGGAGACATTACCCTCAAAACAGCAAACAAGATATACCAAAGCATGAGGTTTAAACCTGAAGAAACATTCATGAAAGAATGTGAAAAGCATTTCAAGACAACAGCAGAATCAATGGACTTCTCTCAATCAGCAGTAGCGAGTTCGAAAATAAATTCTTGGGTTAGTCaacaaacagaaaacaaaatccaGAATCTAGTTCCAGCAGACGCACTAGATGCCTTAACATTCATGGTCCTCATCAACGCTATCTACTTCAAAGGGAATTGGGAAAGTAAATTTCAGTCCGAGAACACTCAGAAAATGGAATTCCGAAACGAAAAGGATAAATACATGACTGACATGATGTACCAGAAGGCGTCTTTTAGATTCTGCCATTTACCCGATATGCAATTAAACGCCCTTGACATTCCATACGAAGGTGACACACTAAGCATGCTCGTTCTTCTACCAATGGCCGTGGATGGACTAAATGATCTGGAAGAGAAGCTATCAGAACGTTTCCTCAATGACGTCATCAGCCATCTTACAGAAGAAAAGGTGGAGGTGCATCTTCCAAAGTTCAAAATGGAAAGCACGTTTGAATTGGGGCCCCACTTATCAGATTTGGGAATGTCGTCTGCTTTTGACAAGAATAAAGCGGACTTTTCCGGAATAGACAATAGCAAAAATGTATACATCAACGAGGTGTTCCATAAAGCGTTCGTGGAGGTGAACGAGGAAGGGTCAGAAGCCGCCGCTGCCACGGCAATGATTTTTGGGACGAAATCTATACAGATAACAGAAGAGTTTAGAGCAAGCCATCCTTTCCTCTTCTTTATTCGGGACTCAGTTAATGACGTCATTCTTTTTACCGGCAGATTCTACCAACCAGTGTAA
- the LOC105322666 gene encoding serpin B6 isoform X1 has translation MATSQPFKNKETATAFGDANKAFMLSLLKELPQASNVFYSPFSISTALAMVHLGARTDTLKEMDQVLHFDKMGKETHSAFGGYLEYLSKKTGDITLKTANKIYQSIRFKPEETFMIECEKHFKTAAESLDFSKSAVASSKINSWVSQQTENKIQNLVPADALNALTFMVLINAIYFKGNWKSKFQSKNTRKMEFRNEKGNFMTDMMYQKASFRFCHLPDMQINALDIPYQSDKLSMLVLLPMAVDGLNDLEEKLSERFLNGVISHLREQKVEVHLPKFKMESTFELRPHLSALGMSSAFDENKADFSAIDNSKNVYINEVFHKAFVEVNEEGSEAAAATAVKFRTRCVQITQEFRANHPFLFFIRDSVNDVILFSGRFYQPM, from the coding sequence ATGGCGACTAGTCAACccttcaaaaataaagaaaccgcCACTGCATTTGGCGATGCCAACAAGGCTTTCATGTTGAGTCTTTTAAAAGAGTTGCCACAGGCATCGAACGTTTTTTATTCGCCTTTTAGCATTTCCACTGCTTTGGCCATGGTTCACTTAGGAGCGAGAACAGATACCTTAAAAGAAATGGATCAAGTTCTTCATTTTGACAAAATGGGAAAAGAAACCCACTCAGCTTTTGGGGGTTATCTGGAGTATTTGTCCAAAAAAACCGGAGACATTACCCTCAAAACAGCAAACAAGATATACCAAAGCATAAGGTTTAAGCCTGAAGAAACATTCATGATAGAATGTGAAAAGCATTTCAAGACAGCTGCAGAATCATTGGACTTCTCTAAGTCAGCAGTAGCGAGTTCGAAAATAAATTCTTGGGTTAGTCaacaaacagaaaacaaaatccaGAATCTGGTTCCAGCAGACGCACTAAATGCCTTAACATTTATGGTCCTCATCAACGCTATCTACttcaaagggaattggaaaagtaaatttcaatcaaagaACACTCGGAAAATGGAATTCCGTAACGAAAAGGGTAACTTTATGACTGACATGATGTACCAGAAGGCGTCTTTTAGATTCTGCCATTTACCCGATATGCAAATAAACGCCCTTGACATTCCATACCAAAGTGACAAACTAAGCATGCTCGTTCTTCTACCAATGGCCGTGGATGGACTAAATGATCTGGAAGAGAAGCTATCAGAACGTTTCCTTAATGGCGTCATCAGCCATCTTAGAGAGCAGAAGGTGGAGGTGCATCTTCCAAAGTTTAAAATGGAAAGCACGTTTGAATTGAGGCCCCACTTATCAGCTTTGGGAATGTCGTCTGCTTTTGACGAGAATAAAGCGGACTTTTCCGCAATAGACAATAGCAAAAATGTATACATCAACGAGGTATTCCATAAAGCGTTCGTGGAGGTGAACGAGGAAGGGTCAGAGGCCGCTGCTGCCACGGCAGTGAAGTTTAGGACGCGCTGTGTACAGATAACACAAGAGTTTAGAGCCAACCATCCTTTCCTCTTCTTTATTCGGGACTCAGTTAATGACGTCATTCTTTTTTCCGGCAGATTCTACCAACCAATGTAA
- the LOC105322666 gene encoding leukocyte elastase inhibitor isoform X2: MSLCNTGNVNCFVYIISTALAMVHLGARTDTLKEMDQVLHFDKMGKETHSAFGGYLEYLSKKTGDITLKTANKIYQSIRFKPEETFMIECEKHFKTAAESLDFSKSAVASSKINSWVSQQTENKIQNLVPADALNALTFMVLINAIYFKGNWKSKFQSKNTRKMEFRNEKGNFMTDMMYQKASFRFCHLPDMQINALDIPYQSDKLSMLVLLPMAVDGLNDLEEKLSERFLNGVISHLREQKVEVHLPKFKMESTFELRPHLSALGMSSAFDENKADFSAIDNSKNVYINEVFHKAFVEVNEEGSEAAAATAVKFRTRCVQITQEFRANHPFLFFIRDSVNDVILFSGRFYQPM, translated from the exons ATGTCATTGTGCAATACTGGGAATGTCAATTGTTTCGTGTACAT CATTTCCACTGCTTTGGCCATGGTTCACTTAGGAGCGAGAACAGATACCTTAAAAGAAATGGATCAAGTTCTTCATTTTGACAAAATGGGAAAAGAAACCCACTCAGCTTTTGGGGGTTATCTGGAGTATTTGTCCAAAAAAACCGGAGACATTACCCTCAAAACAGCAAACAAGATATACCAAAGCATAAGGTTTAAGCCTGAAGAAACATTCATGATAGAATGTGAAAAGCATTTCAAGACAGCTGCAGAATCATTGGACTTCTCTAAGTCAGCAGTAGCGAGTTCGAAAATAAATTCTTGGGTTAGTCaacaaacagaaaacaaaatccaGAATCTGGTTCCAGCAGACGCACTAAATGCCTTAACATTTATGGTCCTCATCAACGCTATCTACttcaaagggaattggaaaagtaaatttcaatcaaagaACACTCGGAAAATGGAATTCCGTAACGAAAAGGGTAACTTTATGACTGACATGATGTACCAGAAGGCGTCTTTTAGATTCTGCCATTTACCCGATATGCAAATAAACGCCCTTGACATTCCATACCAAAGTGACAAACTAAGCATGCTCGTTCTTCTACCAATGGCCGTGGATGGACTAAATGATCTGGAAGAGAAGCTATCAGAACGTTTCCTTAATGGCGTCATCAGCCATCTTAGAGAGCAGAAGGTGGAGGTGCATCTTCCAAAGTTTAAAATGGAAAGCACGTTTGAATTGAGGCCCCACTTATCAGCTTTGGGAATGTCGTCTGCTTTTGACGAGAATAAAGCGGACTTTTCCGCAATAGACAATAGCAAAAATGTATACATCAACGAGGTATTCCATAAAGCGTTCGTGGAGGTGAACGAGGAAGGGTCAGAGGCCGCTGCTGCCACGGCAGTGAAGTTTAGGACGCGCTGTGTACAGATAACACAAGAGTTTAGAGCCAACCATCCTTTCCTCTTCTTTATTCGGGACTCAGTTAATGACGTCATTCTTTTTTCCGGCAGATTCTACCAACCAATGTAA